A DNA window from Bacteroides cellulosilyticus contains the following coding sequences:
- a CDS encoding DUF3575 domain-containing protein, producing the protein MKRLYLLILLLCTVSTAAFTQRVALRTDLLLWGTTTPNAGVETGINRHFTMVLNGAYNAWKFGNDMKLNLYLIQPELRYWPCRKFEGHFFGVHGHYAYYNVGQIPFFSGMEDIIYRGDLYGGGITYGYHWVLGDRFSVEAVIGGGYARMEYDKYRCAGCGERMGHYKRNYFGPTRAGVSLIYFIR; encoded by the coding sequence TTATCTGCTGATTCTGTTACTCTGTACGGTGAGTACCGCTGCCTTTACCCAACGTGTGGCATTGCGCACCGACCTGCTGTTATGGGGAACCACCACCCCGAATGCAGGAGTGGAAACCGGCATCAACCGTCATTTCACAATGGTACTGAACGGCGCTTACAATGCATGGAAATTCGGCAATGATATGAAACTGAACCTCTATCTGATACAACCGGAGTTACGATATTGGCCCTGCCGCAAATTCGAGGGGCATTTCTTCGGCGTGCACGGACATTACGCTTATTATAATGTGGGGCAGATTCCCTTCTTTTCGGGCATGGAAGACATCATTTACCGGGGCGACCTGTATGGCGGGGGCATCACCTACGGTTATCACTGGGTGCTGGGCGACCGCTTCTCCGTGGAGGCCGTGATAGGTGGCGGCTACGCCCGCATGGAATATGACAAATACCGGTGCGCGGGCTGCGGCGAGCGCATGGGACATTATAAAAGGAATTATTTCGGGCCTACACGGGCCGGTGTGTCACTCATTTATTTCATACGATGA